The Candidatus Zixiibacteriota bacterium nucleotide sequence TGGATAGAGGGTAGAACCATTGAGGAAAGAATAAAAATGACCAAAGGTCTAAGACGCAGAGTAGAGATATTAGAGGAGAAGATAGGGATGAACGAGGACTGGCGGTGTGAGTGTTTCATACCTTTTTGCTTGGATAAATTCCCCCTGCCTCTTAGCCTCAGCAGGGGAAAGAGATACCAGCTGCTGACAGCGGAAGATCCCCTGGGTAGGAGGCTTTTTGACAGCGGCAAAGTATCCTTTGTGTTCTGGATACCTACCGGAAGAATGCATAGACTTGGCGTTCCGGAGATAACCAGCACAAAGGTGAAAGGGAAGACATCCCTTGAGGTTCTAAGAGAAATGAGAAAAGCAATACTGGGTGAGACAGCAGAAGGATATACTGCTCTGTATAGGGGCAGCACCAGTAAGTTGCTTATGGTGGAAAGACACATCCAGTTCTTTGAAGAAGAGGTAAAAGATGAGAGACCTGAGGAAGAGGATAGACAAGATTCAGGGAATAATTGAGGAAACGAATAGAACCTTACCAGAGAGGTTCGAGAAGAGCCTTAGTTATAAGCAGATGTGTGATAGGCTAAGGTTCTTGGCTGAAACTCAATACTGGCTACAAAAGGGCAATATGGAAGGCTTCTCAGAGGTTCAAAAAAGGGTTGAAGACTACTGTAAAGGGAAGATAGTGAGGGTCCTCGATGAGAATACTTATAAAAAAATAGAAAGCTCAGGTAGAGATTGGAAGACTATTGAGAAATGCGATCTAAGTTACGCTCAGACTCAAAGCGACAAACCCCTGAGATATGACTTGTACTGGGCTAATATGATAAAATCTGCTTTTCGAGATGCAGGAATTGATCTATGCCTTGGTTGACCAAAAAAGAAGCTGCTGAATACCTCAGAGTGTGTGAGAACACGATTGATAACCTGGACAGTCGAGGTATGCTCAAAGGTCATAGGCTCTACATTGGCAAGAAGCCAATTGTCAGGTTCAAGCAAGAAGATTTGGATAATCTGTTTCTGAAAAGGCAAAAAGGAAGACCAAGGCAGGTAGAAATAGCAGATTCAATTTAAGAAATTGAGTAAAAAATAGCAAACCGGCAGTGCTTGACTTCCTTGCCAAGATTAATGGAGCTGATTATAGGAAACACTGCCGGTTCAAGCGTTCTTTGACAATTGAAGAGCTTGATTAGTGCTTACTTTACTTCCTCACAGGTTACACGGTGGCGGTCCACCTTTGAAAAGGTAATTAATCTTATAAACTACGTCTGATACATCACAATGATTATCGCAGTTCACATCACAGACCTCGGGAGGACGAGAAGGGGGTCCGCCTTTGAAAAGATGATTTATTTCATAAACTACATCAGCGACCGTTATCCTTCCATCAGCATTATCATCCGCGTGCACAAAAGCCGCAGTATTAACATACCCCTGCCGTGCCCAAAGACTATCTGCCTTAGAAAGTCCAACCACTGACGGCTGACCCCCAGTCCCTATCCTCAAAAGATAATTAGCAGATTGTGCCCTCCCGCCTAATTCATCTAAAACATCAGTGAACATTTTATAGTTTTGGCTACGGGATTGGGTAAAAAGATTGAAGTAAACAAAAATACAAATCACTAAGACAAAAAATTTGAATTTGAGGATTTTGGATTTATCCATTTTTTACCTCCTGTCCGATTGCTTATTTTATGTTAAAATACGCCTTTATCGTGCCGGGACCATCTGTGTCTTTTAATTCCACAGGTCTTCCGATCCTGTAAGGCAGATTCTGAACTGTGGCGTCCACTGCCTTTGCATATCCAAGCACAGAGGACGTAACCAAGATCTGTCCTTTTTTGACTTTTCCTATGACTTTAACGTGGTACACTCCCAGAATCACAGGTCTACCCTCAAAACCCTCTACATTCTCCGGATCAACCTTCATTTCTTCGGCAGTGGATTTCACGGCAACGCTCACGAAGTCTAAAGTTTTCTCACTGTTGCATTTTTCCCATTTGCCAGTCTCGGGGTTATAAACTATAACGTCACCATCTTCAATCTCAGTATTGTTTAGCGGAAGTTTACTCTCTGCTAAATGAGAAGGATAGAGAGTCCCTGAATAATGTAGATTTACGAACCATCCATCTGCCCACCTTTCGCTTGCTCCACCAAGAGGAAAAGCATTGTTCACACGGGGATTTATTCTCTCTGCCGCTATGACATTGTTCGCTGCATCGAGCGTTATTCCATTAGTGGAGGATTGAAGAACTAAACCACCACTACCGTAAGAGGTAATATACCCGTTTGTTCCATCGTGCGAAAACCTGATTTTTCTGTAGGGATCCGAAAACCGAAAGATAATTCCTGTGTTCAGGTCAGTATTAAGAAAGATTTCATCTGATTCAAAATTCGGCCTGAGCCACCTCTCCCCAGTCATATTAAGTCGATTTGACCCGAGATTAATATCTCCCCCCATAGTCAGACTTCCATTCAACGTCCCTGATTGGTCATTTCTCAAGAATTGTGTGCCGTGAATTCCATCAACTAAATCGGAGTTTGAAGCACCAGGATAAGTATCTCCCCAATCATGTCCATCCCAGATGTCAGCAGAAACCTGTCCGTTGTGGAATCCGTCCAGCTTATCGGCGTTATCTATAGTACCAACAAGGTTTCCATAAATATTTCCGTCAACAATCAGGGCAGGCGCTATCCAAACACCAGATCCGTAACCTAAGTTAAGTGTGGTACTCCCTTGAGAACATTCTGGATCTGAGAGAATTGGAACTGAAGGTAAGCCACTAAAATGATAAGTTCTACCACCTAAGACTTGTAAAAAAATACCAGATTGTCCACCACCAGAACCTTCGCAGCTGACAACACTCTTGAGAAGAGGAACATTAAATTCAGCCTTTTCAACCCGGATGAAAGTATTTCCTGCTTGCGACCCCCACTCTCCTATATTTGTTGAAACAGTTGCAGAAAGTTGACCAAGCCAACTGCCATCCTCATGCGTATATCGAAATATAGAAAATCTTAATGGTGAAGTGTTCGCATTAGGTATCTTTATCCATCTAAGTTCAGATTGCGAGCCACCAACATTGAGAGCTTGATATGCATACTGTTGGTATCCATACAAATCTGTGCTATTAAATCTTGCATAACCATTAACGTCTAATTTAGCTCCTGGGGTCATTGTTCCTATGCCGACATTACCATTCAAGTGATATACATTGTCTCCGTTGATGGTCCAGTCTGAATCTGGCATTGCAAAATGGGCCGTGTCAGCAGTCGTTGAATGATAAGCATACCCCACACTCACTATCGCCTTTCTGGGAGTCATTTCGTTATCGCTTCCGACCTTTAATCCCAGGTATCTTGTATTCCCATCAAAAACTGTAGCCGGAATAGGGTTTACACTCCCTAGCAAAACACTGAAGACCCCAAATTCAACTTTGACTGAGGGCTGAGTTTCAGTCCATAAGGCAGTTCCATCGGTGCTTTCTGCATAAATTGAGAATACCATTGAAGTTGTAGTATCAATTAAAGCCCCGCTTGGTCTGGTTATCTTTCCCTGATAATTAATCATCTTGGGAACTTCAGCCAAAACATAGCTGAAAGAGAAGAGAAATACAAACACTGCTACAAAAAATATCACCTTGGGTTTCATCTTTTTCTCCTTTTTCAAATGGTTTGCGTTTCTTGCTAAATATTTCTCTCTATTAGACCTGAGAACTTGGACGAAATACATAGAACCTCCTTCTTTGAATATTATGAACTTTTCTTTACTGCTTCTCTTATGGTTCGCAAGGTGGTGGTCCACCCTTGAAAAGGTAGTTAATGAGATATACAATATCACCTACAGTTATCCCGACATCACAATTGACATTACCGGATGCCAACGGAGAAGGTGCGGGACCACCCTTGAATAGGTAGTTCACGAGTCGGATGACATCGGCAACTGTAATTAAACCATCTGAGTTTGCATCTCCTGTTATATAGCGGATAGCCATTATCTCCTCGGAAGGATTGCTTTCGTTTCCTGAAAAGTCGGTAGCGGACACCAGGTAATAGTAAGGCTTACCCACTTTAGCCGTTGAGTCAACAAAAGAAGTGTCAATAGTATAGGTTAGCCGATTGGATAAAGACCGCACGAATTCGCTGGTGGTATCACGGTATAGAGTGAAGTATCTGAAATCAATTTCAGTGCTGGTTTTCCATATCAGTTTAGTGGCGGTAGGCCTATGAATGGCCAAAAAACCGGTTGGCTGTGAGGGTTTCAAATTATCTACTGAATATCCGGAGTCAATAGGCGAATCAAAGAAAAGAGTAGGATCGCTTGTGCCCGCCCTGACGAAAAAATAAGACCAATATATCCCCTCAGATTTAGTTGAATCTCTCAAAGTCGGAAGGATAGCAGAATACAGGGTTTCCCCATAAGCGGGAATTGTAAATAACCACTGCCACTCTCCGGGTGGATATTTTAGGGACAGATTGGGACCGAGAACTGATTCGGCAGTAGAAGAAGTTATTAAGGAATCTTTTCTTCTGAAGATTGAGAAATTGGTCACCAGAGGGTCTGAACCGGGAAAGCTTAGCCATTCAATGAAAACCTGCTTACCCTGGTCATTACCCACATCTGAAATCTTTTTAATAGTGATGTTGTATGAACTACAGGTGACTGTCAGAGATGCAGAATCACGAGCAAGAGGATTTGTTCTTGAAACAGACAGGAGAGTAAGCTGGTCCTCCGTACCAATTTCTACATTTGGTATTTGAACCGTAAAGCTCACTTGCTGGCTTTGGGCAGTCTCAAGAGTGATATCATAATGAAGCGGAACAATGCTCCAACCGATATCGTCCGATATGTCCACGCTATAGCTGTCACGAACGGAGCCCACATTTGCAACTGTGAATGACACTGAGACCGAGCTCATCGGAGAGCCACCTCTATTGCTTCCTGCAGTGACTTCTACAGCTTGAGGAATAGCATCGCAATTGACTGTTAAGAAAGCAGTATCACTAACGGAAGAATCCGCACGTGATACTGCAATGAGCCTCAACTTATCAGTTGTTCCAATAGGAACGTCTGGAATTGAGACAGTAAAGCTTACGGTATCAACCTGACCAGAGTCGAGTGAAATTGTGTAGTGCGTGGGAACGATTGCCCAGCCAAGCGAGTCGGTTATATCTAAATCGTAAGTATCAGAAAAAAACCCCGTGTTTCGTATGAAGAATTCAACCTCAACATCTGTTTCAGCCCTTCCTTCGATATTAGGACCAGCTGTTAGCTCGACATCTCGGGGTCTTCCACAGCCAACACCAAAAGCACCGATATCTGTCCCTCCTTCGCCTGCTCCTACACAGGGAGATAGGTTAGAGAGGTAGTAATTATCAGGAGTAGTGTCGCAAAAGGCTGGGTTAGTAGAGATGCAGCCTATTCCTGGAACAATTCCATAGAGATTACCTGACGCATTGTTCCAGACATCACAGTAGGTTATAATTGGATATGAGTTTTCTACTGCAATTATCCCATACGAGGACCCGTTAGAGATTATAGTATTCTTGACCTCAGGAGAGGAGAAACTATAACAGTAGATACTTCCCACGCTCTCTATACTGCTGTCAATGGTATTGTTCACTATTAGGGGAGAGGATGCATTGCAGAAAATTGCACCCCCGAAATAATTATTGGACCTGTTTTGAATCATCAGATTTCGACTAATAGTGGGAGAACTCTGATTGGAACAATCGATAGCGCCCCCGTGGTATCCGGAGGTATTTCCGATTAGGCGATTCTTCTCTATTATTGGCGAACTGTAGTAGTAACAGCTTATACCACCGCCGTATCTTCCCCAGTTTCCCTTCACAATGTTGTTTCTAATTGTAGGAGATGAATTAAAGCAATAGATGCCACCGCCCCTTTGGTCAGGATTGTATGCATTCTGAATAGTAAACCCTTGGAGAATCGAATTATTGCCCTCTCCAGAGCTGAAGGTCGCTATAGGCACACCTGAGTAAGCCTTGTTTATTATGGTGCTCTCTGCCCCAGCTTCGCTTTTTACTAAGATTGCTTTACCATAGAAGTTGATATGCTCATAATAAGTCCCTGGAGCCACCAATACCGTATCCCCGTTCACAGCCCCATTTATTCCGCCTTGAATCGTAGATAAATCAGAGGGGACGTGGATAATCTTAGCCTGAGCAGGAAATGAAACAAGAATGAAGACACAAACCAGCAATAAAGCTTTAAACTTAGGCATAAATGCCTCCATTATAGAGGTTAGGTTTGATTTACAAAAGAACCACTATGCTTCCCCCGAGCTTAGATTGTGGTTTTACATTAGTAAATTAGTAAGAAAATTTAGTAAGTCAAGCGGATTTTGCTTGACAAAGGAGGATTAGTGAGTTATAATAATTTTGTGAGAGCAGCAGAACAGGCTTTTTTATTGCCCAAATTGAATCATATTGCCCGGCTGGCTATTTCTTCATCCTGTTGGCTGTTCTCACAAGCAATCAACTGCTTAAGAATAGCTGGCTGGGCTTTGTTTAAAAATCTCAAAACGAAAGGAGGTGAGAAAGAGAAATGAGAGTATATCATAGGGGAAAGAACTGGTATGTGGATTACGCAGTCGAGGGAAAACGGGTAAGAAAGTCCTTTGGAAGACAGAAAAAGGTTGCTGAGCTGTATCTGATGAATGTAGAGGTTAAGATCGCCAAAGGAGAAGAGCTAAGCCCGAAATATGATTTTGTCTCCTTGTCTGATTTCATTGCCAAGTATCTGGAGTATAGCCGGAACAATAAATCTCTCTCAACCTACAGGACAGACCTGAGCAGGATCAATTCCTTTCAGCAGTTTCTAAAGGATAAAGGTATTGAAAGACTTGAGAGAATTACCCCAGCAGTAATAGAGGAGTTTAAATCCCTTGTGCTTAAAAGCTCCTCAGCTACCACTTTCAATCATTATCTAACACTGGTCAAAGCAATGCTGAACAAGGCTGTATCCTGGCGAAACCTAAGAGAGAATCCTTTAAGGGAGGTTAAAAAACTCAAGTCTTTGAATGCCCGTCAGGTTAGGTTTCTTACAGATGAGGAGATCTCTGCTATTCTGGATAAGTCAGGGGATTTAATGAAGAAAGTGATAAGGATTCTCCTATACTCTGGTATGAGAAGGTCTGAGTTAGTCTTCTTAACCTGGGATGATATTGATTTTCTCAATAAGCTGATAACTGTTCAGTCCAAACCCGAGGCAGGTTTTCATCCCAAAAGTCACCTTCCCCGGTCTATCCCGATTAATCCAGACTTGGAGCAATTGATCCTTGACCTACCTCAGAAAGGGAGGTATCTCTTTGATGACGGTAAAGGCAAACCACTACACTGCAAGGATTATTACACCAAGGAATTTGAGAAGATATTGAAAAAAGCAGACGTCAAGAACGCTAACCTTCACACACTCAGACACACTTTCGCAAGCGACTTAGTCATGGCTGGAGTTGATCTCAGGACAGTTCAGGAGCTATTAGGACACTCTACAATCAAGGTGACGGAGAGATATGCACATCTTTCCCCAGACCATAAGACAAGGGCTATTAACGTGCTGAAATTTGGTCAAGATGGCACAAAGTTGGCACAAAATCGAATTTTGAATAGCTAACTCTCTCATTTCCAAAGAGATATTTAGGAAAGCTTTGAACTCATAACCCGAAGGTCGTTGGTTCAAATCCAACCCCCGCTATTTTTTTTATTTCTGGGGAAAATAAATTAATACTTTCCATTTTTAGGCTGGTAGTCCGTCCCGCTTATAGCGGGAAG carries:
- a CDS encoding helix-turn-helix domain-containing protein is translated as MPWLTKKEAAEYLRVCENTIDNLDSRGMLKGHRLYIGKKPIVRFKQEDLDNLFLKRQKGRPRQVEIADSI
- a CDS encoding dockerin type I domain-containing protein, which produces MDKSKILKFKFFVLVICIFVYFNLFTQSRSQNYKMFTDVLDELGGRAQSANYLLRIGTGGQPSVVGLSKADSLWARQGYVNTAAFVHADDNADGRITVADVVYEINHLFKGGPPSRPPEVCDVNCDNHCDVSDVVYKINYLFKGGPPPCNL
- a CDS encoding tyrosine-type recombinase/integrase, encoding MRVYHRGKNWYVDYAVEGKRVRKSFGRQKKVAELYLMNVEVKIAKGEELSPKYDFVSLSDFIAKYLEYSRNNKSLSTYRTDLSRINSFQQFLKDKGIERLERITPAVIEEFKSLVLKSSSATTFNHYLTLVKAMLNKAVSWRNLRENPLREVKKLKSLNARQVRFLTDEEISAILDKSGDLMKKVIRILLYSGMRRSELVFLTWDDIDFLNKLITVQSKPEAGFHPKSHLPRSIPINPDLEQLILDLPQKGRYLFDDGKGKPLHCKDYYTKEFEKILKKADVKNANLHTLRHTFASDLVMAGVDLRTVQELLGHSTIKVTERYAHLSPDHKTRAINVLKFGQDGTKLAQNRILNS